Proteins co-encoded in one Kribbella solani genomic window:
- the sdhA gene encoding succinate dehydrogenase flavoprotein subunit has protein sequence MQVHQYDVIIVGAGGAGMRAALESSKRTRTAVLTKLYPTRSHTGAAQGGMCAALANVEEDNWEWHTFDTVKGGDFLVDQDAAEVMCKEAVDAVLDLEKMGLPFNRTAEGKIDQRFFGGHTRNHGEAVVRRSCFAADRTGHMILQTLYQQCIKQNVEFFNEYYVLDLLMTDGKASGVVAYELATGELHVFSAKSVIFASGGFGKVFRTTSNAHTLTGDGMGIVWRKGLPLEDMEFFQFHPTGLAGLGVLLSEAARGEGGILRNKDNERFMERYAPTVKDLAPRDMVARAMANEVREGRGCGPDGAYVMLDLTHLEPAHIDAKLPDITEFARTYLGVEPYTEQIPVFPTAHYAMGGIPTNIAGEALANNDEVIPGLYAAGEVACVSVHGANRLGTNSLLDINVFGRRAGIAAAEYAATASFEELPENPEAYVVDLVEGLRTSTGEERIAAIRSDLQATMDLNAQVYRTEGSLKQAQVDIAALKTRFANVAVQDKGKRFNTDLLEAVELGFLLDLAEVLVEGALARKESRGGHFREDYDKRDDVNFMRHTMAYREVDAEGNVSIRLDYKPVVQTRYKPMERKY, from the coding sequence ATGCAGGTCCATCAGTACGACGTAATCATCGTCGGCGCGGGCGGAGCGGGTATGCGCGCCGCGCTCGAATCCAGCAAGCGGACCCGTACCGCCGTACTCACCAAGCTGTACCCGACCCGCTCGCACACCGGCGCCGCCCAGGGCGGGATGTGCGCCGCGCTGGCGAACGTCGAGGAGGACAACTGGGAGTGGCACACCTTCGACACGGTCAAGGGTGGTGACTTCCTGGTCGACCAGGACGCGGCCGAGGTGATGTGCAAGGAGGCCGTGGACGCGGTTCTCGACCTGGAGAAGATGGGCCTGCCGTTCAACCGGACCGCCGAGGGCAAGATCGACCAGCGGTTCTTCGGCGGGCACACCCGCAACCACGGTGAGGCCGTCGTCCGCCGGTCCTGCTTCGCGGCCGACCGTACCGGTCACATGATCCTGCAGACGCTGTACCAGCAGTGCATCAAGCAGAACGTCGAGTTCTTCAACGAGTACTACGTTCTGGACCTGCTGATGACCGACGGCAAGGCCAGCGGCGTGGTCGCGTACGAGCTGGCCACCGGCGAGCTGCACGTGTTCTCGGCGAAGTCGGTGATCTTCGCGTCCGGCGGCTTCGGCAAGGTGTTCCGGACCACGTCGAACGCGCACACGCTGACCGGCGACGGGATGGGCATCGTCTGGCGCAAGGGCCTGCCGCTGGAGGACATGGAGTTCTTCCAGTTCCACCCGACCGGCCTGGCCGGGCTGGGCGTACTGCTGTCGGAGGCCGCCCGTGGCGAGGGCGGCATCCTGCGGAACAAGGACAACGAGCGGTTCATGGAGCGGTACGCGCCGACGGTCAAGGACCTGGCGCCGCGCGACATGGTCGCCCGCGCGATGGCGAACGAGGTCCGCGAAGGCCGCGGCTGCGGTCCGGACGGCGCGTACGTGATGCTCGACCTGACCCACCTCGAGCCGGCGCACATCGACGCCAAGCTGCCGGACATCACCGAGTTCGCCCGCACGTACCTCGGGGTGGAGCCGTACACCGAGCAGATCCCGGTGTTCCCGACCGCGCACTACGCGATGGGCGGCATCCCGACCAACATCGCGGGCGAGGCGCTGGCCAACAACGACGAGGTGATCCCCGGCCTGTACGCCGCGGGTGAGGTCGCCTGCGTGTCCGTGCACGGCGCGAACCGGCTGGGTACGAACTCGCTGCTGGACATCAACGTGTTCGGCCGGCGCGCGGGCATCGCCGCCGCCGAGTACGCCGCCACCGCGTCCTTCGAGGAACTCCCGGAGAACCCGGAGGCGTACGTCGTCGACCTGGTCGAAGGGCTGCGCACCTCCACCGGCGAGGAGCGGATCGCGGCGATCCGGTCCGACCTGCAGGCGACGATGGACCTGAACGCGCAGGTGTACCGGACCGAGGGCTCGCTGAAGCAGGCCCAGGTCGACATCGCGGCACTGAAGACGCGCTTCGCGAACGTGGCCGTCCAGGACAAGGGCAAGCGGTTCAACACCGATCTGCTCGAGGCGGTCGAGCTCGGCTTCCTGCTCGACCTGGCCGAGGTACTGGTGGAGGGCGCGCTGGCCCGGAAGGAGTCCCGCGGCGGGCACTTCCGGGAGGACTACGACAAGCGCGACGACGTGAACTTCATGCGGCACACGATGGCGTACCGCGAGGTCGATGCCGAGGGCAACGTCAGCATCCGGCTCGACTACAAACCCGTCGTCCAGACTCGCTACAAGCCGATGGAGCGGAAGTACTGA
- a CDS encoding succinate dehydrogenase iron-sulfur subunit: MNVTVKILRYNPEVVDEAEWKTYSVTLQPTDRVLDALHKVKWEQDGTLTFRRSCAHGVCGSDAMRINGRNRLACKTLIKDLNPEKEITVEPIKGLPVLKDLVVDMEPFFEAYRAVMPFLVTSGHEPTRERIQSQADRDRFDDTTKCILCAACTTSCPVFWSDGQYFGPQAIVGAHRFIFDSRDEGTEQRLEILNDKEGVWRCRTTFNCTDACPRGIEVTKAIQEVKRALIFRRV, from the coding sequence ATGAATGTCACTGTCAAGATCCTCCGGTACAACCCCGAGGTGGTCGACGAGGCCGAGTGGAAGACGTACTCGGTCACGCTGCAGCCGACCGACCGGGTGCTGGACGCGCTGCACAAGGTCAAGTGGGAGCAGGACGGCACGCTGACCTTCCGGCGGTCCTGCGCGCACGGTGTCTGCGGTTCGGACGCGATGCGGATCAACGGCCGGAACCGGCTGGCCTGCAAGACGCTGATCAAGGACCTGAACCCGGAGAAGGAAATCACCGTCGAGCCGATCAAGGGCCTGCCGGTGCTGAAGGACCTGGTCGTCGACATGGAGCCGTTCTTCGAGGCGTACCGGGCGGTGATGCCGTTCCTGGTCACCTCCGGGCACGAGCCGACCCGGGAGCGGATCCAGTCGCAGGCCGACCGGGACCGGTTCGACGACACCACCAAGTGCATCCTGTGCGCGGCGTGTACGACGTCGTGCCCGGTGTTCTGGTCGGACGGGCAGTACTTCGGGCCGCAGGCGATCGTCGGGGCGCACCGGTTCATCTTCGACAGCCGGGACGAGGGCACCGAGCAGCGGCTGGAGATCCTGAACGACAAGGAAGGGGTTTGGCGCTGCCGGACCACTTTCAACTGCACCGACGCCTGCCCCCGCGGCATCGAGGTCACCAAGGCAATCCAGGAAGTAAAACGAGCCCTGATCTTCCGCCGGGTGTGA
- a CDS encoding WD40/YVTN/BNR-like repeat-containing protein, protein MQRLREVLDRVYRRLVDLLERCGLPRSMPPLLVLGVLAVVTSLVLAVLAATGHRGETGADPVVISPAAAGRPGNAVVNASRAQVLSMTMVTRNRWAAGWSDCTSGPNCKYAAVIDRDGARATAPEWPVPYVTLKSGNEAIAIAPPREGTLTGDTTMMYQLTYDGPLLTRMRYRLSTSTFQRGEILSDRIVPGRIVVVNPQESSVRMLDTRGTRSPVCDRTSRCWVLGGIGRTDVLWTDDGGRTWGTRALDSHNQLGQLAVSPNGRTLVMTAVTVGDNGQTVASMRISTDRGGSWRTVDHPPPALNTPPLAFDDGTALMLGGRGGERPRLYRVRDGAANLDRGYPGDLADLEGDAQLMYGFEVPKRRTTEVVLSTDQGKTWTKFAPR, encoded by the coding sequence GTGCAGCGCCTGCGTGAGGTCCTCGACCGCGTGTACCGCCGGCTGGTGGACCTGCTGGAGCGCTGCGGCCTCCCCCGGAGCATGCCCCCGCTGCTCGTCCTCGGGGTGCTCGCCGTGGTCACCTCCCTCGTGCTCGCGGTACTGGCCGCGACCGGCCACCGGGGCGAGACCGGCGCGGACCCGGTGGTGATCTCCCCGGCGGCGGCCGGGCGGCCCGGCAACGCCGTGGTGAACGCGTCCCGGGCGCAGGTGCTGTCGATGACGATGGTGACCCGGAACCGCTGGGCGGCCGGCTGGTCCGACTGCACCAGCGGCCCGAACTGCAAGTACGCCGCGGTGATCGACCGGGACGGCGCCCGCGCGACCGCCCCGGAGTGGCCGGTTCCGTACGTGACGCTGAAGTCCGGCAACGAGGCGATCGCGATCGCCCCGCCGCGCGAAGGCACGCTGACCGGCGACACCACGATGATGTACCAGCTCACGTACGACGGTCCGCTGCTGACCCGGATGCGGTACCGGCTGTCCACCTCCACGTTCCAGCGCGGCGAGATCCTGTCCGACCGGATCGTCCCGGGCCGGATCGTGGTGGTGAACCCGCAGGAGTCGTCGGTGCGGATGCTCGACACCCGCGGCACCCGGTCGCCGGTCTGCGACCGGACCAGCCGCTGCTGGGTGCTGGGCGGGATCGGCCGGACGGACGTGCTCTGGACCGACGACGGCGGCCGGACCTGGGGTACGCGGGCGCTAGACAGCCACAACCAGCTCGGCCAGCTCGCGGTCAGCCCGAACGGGCGCACGCTGGTGATGACGGCGGTCACGGTCGGCGACAACGGGCAGACGGTCGCGTCGATGCGGATCTCCACCGACCGCGGCGGCAGCTGGCGTACGGTCGACCACCCACCGCCGGCCCTGAACACCCCGCCGCTGGCGTTCGACGACGGCACCGCGCTGATGCTCGGCGGCCGCGGAGGAGAACGCCCACGGCTGTACCGGGTCCGCGACGGCGCCGCCAACCTGGACCGCGGCTACCCCGGTGACCTGGCCGACCTCGAAGGCGACGCCCAGTTGATGTACGGGTTCGAGGTGCCGAAGCGACGCACCACCGAGGTGGTTCTGAGCACCGACCAGGGCAAGACCTGGACCAAGTTCGCGCCGCGCTGA
- a CDS encoding DUF2000 domain-containing protein, whose amino-acid sequence MDDPIKFDTKIAVLLRDDLAGWQRLNVTAFLVSGIAGTHPEVVGAPYEDADGTAYLPMFRQPVMVFEGSKEFMTTAHERALTRQLEHAIFTQDLFSTGNDRDNRAAVKAVHTAGLDLVGIAFYGPKNAVDKVLKGATKHP is encoded by the coding sequence GTGGATGATCCGATCAAGTTCGACACGAAGATTGCCGTGCTGCTCCGGGACGACCTGGCCGGCTGGCAGCGGCTGAACGTGACCGCCTTCCTGGTCAGCGGCATCGCCGGTACGCATCCGGAAGTCGTGGGTGCGCCCTACGAGGACGCCGACGGTACGGCGTACCTGCCGATGTTCCGCCAGCCGGTGATGGTGTTCGAGGGGTCCAAGGAGTTCATGACGACCGCGCACGAGCGGGCGCTGACGCGGCAGCTCGAGCACGCGATCTTCACCCAGGACCTGTTCAGCACCGGCAACGACCGCGACAACCGGGCGGCCGTCAAGGCAGTCCATACCGCCGGGCTGGACCTGGTCGGCATCGCCTTCTACGGCCCCAAGAACGCCGTCGACAAGGTCCTGAAGGGTGCCACCAAGCACCCCTGA
- a CDS encoding M55 family metallopeptidase has translation MKVYVSADMEGVTGVVDAEDVQPPGRDYERGRVLMTEDVNAAVRGAYAAGATAVLVNDAHGPMRNLLPELLDPRARLIKGRPKPMGMMEGLTPEYDAALCVGFHARAGVLGVLSHSYMGHEIEDMWLDDRVTGEIGMFHAAAAAYGVPLALLTGDDAACDEATAWDPAIATVPVKFAKDRFAAQLVPVGEAREAIETTTAAALTDLRLAKHEPGQHTLAVRWQSASVASHLTAIPGVSRRDDRTVVVEADTLQLYRLFNLFLRVCSSVTSNPPYC, from the coding sequence GTGAAGGTCTATGTGAGTGCGGACATGGAAGGCGTCACCGGGGTCGTGGACGCGGAGGACGTGCAGCCGCCGGGGCGGGATTACGAGCGCGGCCGGGTGTTGATGACCGAGGACGTCAACGCGGCGGTACGGGGCGCGTACGCGGCCGGTGCGACCGCCGTGCTGGTGAACGACGCGCACGGCCCGATGCGCAACCTGCTCCCGGAGCTGCTCGATCCGCGGGCCCGGCTGATCAAGGGCCGGCCGAAGCCGATGGGGATGATGGAGGGCCTGACTCCCGAGTACGACGCGGCGCTGTGCGTCGGCTTCCACGCGCGGGCGGGCGTCCTCGGCGTACTGAGTCACAGCTACATGGGTCACGAGATCGAGGACATGTGGCTGGACGACCGGGTGACCGGGGAGATCGGCATGTTCCACGCCGCGGCGGCCGCGTATGGCGTACCGCTCGCGCTGCTCACCGGCGACGACGCGGCGTGTGACGAGGCGACCGCGTGGGATCCGGCGATCGCCACGGTGCCGGTGAAGTTCGCCAAGGACCGGTTCGCGGCGCAGCTCGTACCGGTCGGCGAGGCGCGGGAGGCGATCGAGACCACGACCGCCGCGGCACTCACGGACTTGAGGCTGGCGAAGCACGAGCCCGGTCAGCACACGCTCGCCGTACGCTGGCAGTCGGCGTCGGTGGCGTCCCACCTGACCGCGATCCCAGGCGTCAGCCGCCGCGACGACCGCACGGTCGTAGTGGAAGCAGACACCCTCCAGCTCTACCGGCTGTTCAACCTCTTCCTGCGGGTCTGTTCATCCGTCACCTCAAACCCGCCCTACTGCTAG
- a CDS encoding helix-turn-helix transcriptional regulator, whose translation MSGRATVRAWRPGVAGVVEVLHAHFPSHTYPSHTHDAWTVLIVDEGAVRYDLDHREHGLAQAQVSLLPPHVPHDGRSVRPEGFRKRVLYLAPERLGDNLIGAAVDQPEYVDPLLRHRIHQLHGVLENGQEDLEAQSRLTLIEERLGQHLRRDVIAPPDRYDAGVAVRLRELLDAHVTEGITLEAASRLVRAHPAHLVRAFSREYGLPPHRYLTGRRVDLARRYLLDGHPAAEVASLAGFYDQSHLNRHFRKLLGVTPSTFVKS comes from the coding sequence ATGAGCGGTCGCGCCACGGTTCGGGCGTGGCGGCCCGGGGTGGCCGGGGTCGTCGAGGTTCTGCATGCGCATTTTCCGTCGCATACGTACCCGAGTCACACGCACGACGCCTGGACGGTGCTGATCGTCGACGAGGGCGCGGTGCGGTACGACCTGGATCACCGGGAGCACGGATTGGCTCAGGCGCAGGTCTCGTTGTTGCCGCCGCATGTACCGCATGACGGGCGGTCGGTGCGGCCGGAGGGTTTCCGGAAGCGGGTGCTTTACCTGGCGCCCGAGCGGCTCGGCGACAACCTGATCGGCGCCGCGGTGGACCAGCCGGAGTACGTCGACCCGCTGTTGCGGCACCGCATCCACCAGCTGCACGGCGTACTGGAGAACGGCCAGGAGGATCTGGAAGCGCAAAGCAGACTGACGCTGATCGAGGAACGTCTCGGACAGCACCTGCGACGGGACGTGATCGCTCCACCCGACCGCTACGACGCCGGGGTGGCCGTACGGCTCCGGGAGCTGTTGGACGCGCATGTCACCGAAGGCATCACCCTGGAAGCGGCGTCCAGGCTGGTGCGCGCGCATCCGGCGCATCTGGTGCGGGCGTTCAGCCGCGAGTACGGACTGCCGCCGCACCGGTACCTGACCGGCCGACGGGTCGATCTCGCCCGGCGGTACCTGCTGGACGGGCATCCGGCGGCGGAGGTCGCGTCACTGGCCGGGTTCTACGACCAGTCGCACCTGAACCGGCACTTCAGGAAACTGCTCGGTGTCACACCGTCGACTTTTGTGAAGTCTTAG
- a CDS encoding SCO4848 family membrane protein, which translates to MKLEKKHAFVLLGIAAWNVITYIRFIKALIDTEDRPTGYYVAHTILIIVNLLIAALLGTWGVRAYKAAKTSQKSTV; encoded by the coding sequence GTGAAGCTCGAAAAGAAACACGCCTTCGTCCTGCTCGGTATCGCCGCCTGGAACGTGATCACGTACATCCGCTTCATCAAGGCGCTGATCGACACCGAGGACCGCCCGACCGGGTACTACGTCGCCCACACGATCCTGATCATCGTGAACCTGCTGATCGCGGCACTGCTCGGTACGTGGGGCGTCCGCGCGTACAAGGCGGCTAAGACTTCACAAAAGTCGACGGTGTGA
- a CDS encoding AAA family ATPase, whose translation MTDELVGRTALAERATKQLETSGSVLLYGPTGIGKSALGRALVADLGRKGCRILSAAPSNSEAGLPYVTLLDLLSSQLDFCWQVLPDHLRQPLEVALLKASAPDTVRDELAVRLAVLHVLRRLATTGPVLLVVDDIQWVDPSSLEVLTFCARRLSEGVHMLATEQVADGDLPVMAEACPEPALQLEVPPLTEPDVLGLLRQRLSDPLPVRTARRIFTASAGNPFMALELGRAVLRHPKNVSPNDPLPVSSRLKTLLGERLSDLTPCAHELLLHAASSPRPTTTQLAGSLGRPIDAELVEAETLGLIDISAERLRFTHPLLREFVYAEATSAARRQAHAQLAAVVDEPVENATHRALATQEADAELAGTIEEAATVAAGRGAPGAAATLWRLSADRTPGTQPDERARRLTRAADDAAAAGHLAESADMARLAVQTATTAETKVPALLLCADAVWPERDRRVELLSEAFAAAVGDQRLEARVRIERSHSQYFDRSLDDALDDARTAEELARAAGDTEAVVDALSAFSSVLMARDAGQSADAVLQQAAELAQGLPLTRSVVNARQMAAMQELFHGRTAPAIAAINALVDEVREHGAMRWLASVLISATAIYERSGRGADALAAGHECYQLMQDIGDEPEVGLVAAARAEWAGGTAVIGRQLAEAALDGVRQAGNDEWTGPALASLGMIGVLTGDPQRAVEAFDAIAASGEAAMPYDPAIIPWHADYAEALVAAGRLDDAAALIADIRSRARNLDRAVILIGLARSEALLIAKQGDPAAALDLLEETIRTAGDRVYPLDLARCELTRGRVARQARRRSVARTAFLDAIEQFEAYGAPAWREVAETELARLDVPSRTRQPSELTDNEQQIVAMVRDGSTNREIAAALYLSVKAVESQLTRLYRRFGVANRTQLLRTVDRPGNNG comes from the coding sequence ATGACTGACGAGCTGGTCGGACGTACAGCGCTGGCCGAGCGTGCTACCAAGCAGCTCGAGACCAGTGGCAGCGTGCTGCTGTACGGCCCGACCGGCATCGGCAAGTCGGCGCTCGGTCGCGCGCTGGTCGCGGATCTCGGGCGCAAGGGCTGCCGGATCCTGAGCGCCGCGCCGTCCAACTCCGAGGCCGGCCTGCCGTACGTCACGCTGCTCGATCTGCTGTCCAGCCAGCTCGACTTCTGCTGGCAGGTACTGCCGGACCACCTTCGGCAGCCGCTTGAGGTCGCCCTGCTCAAGGCCAGCGCGCCGGACACGGTGCGTGACGAGCTGGCGGTACGTCTCGCCGTCCTGCATGTGCTTCGGCGACTCGCCACGACCGGGCCGGTCCTGCTGGTCGTCGACGACATCCAGTGGGTCGACCCGTCCAGCCTGGAGGTGCTCACGTTCTGTGCGCGCCGGCTGTCCGAGGGCGTACACATGCTGGCGACCGAGCAGGTCGCGGACGGTGACCTCCCGGTCATGGCCGAGGCGTGCCCGGAGCCCGCGCTGCAGCTTGAGGTCCCGCCGCTGACCGAACCGGACGTGCTCGGGCTGCTCCGCCAGCGACTGTCCGACCCGCTCCCGGTGCGTACGGCCCGCCGGATCTTCACCGCGAGCGCCGGCAACCCGTTCATGGCCCTGGAGCTCGGCCGGGCCGTCCTGCGGCACCCGAAGAACGTCTCGCCGAACGACCCGCTCCCGGTTTCGAGCCGGCTGAAGACCCTGCTCGGCGAACGGCTCTCCGACCTGACGCCGTGCGCGCACGAGCTGCTCCTGCACGCCGCGTCATCGCCGCGCCCGACCACGACCCAGCTCGCCGGTTCGCTCGGCCGCCCGATCGACGCCGAGCTGGTCGAGGCCGAGACGCTGGGGCTGATCGACATCTCGGCCGAGCGGCTCCGCTTCACCCACCCGTTGCTGCGCGAGTTCGTGTACGCCGAAGCAACGTCGGCCGCCCGTCGCCAGGCGCACGCCCAACTCGCGGCCGTGGTCGACGAACCGGTGGAGAACGCGACCCACCGGGCGCTGGCCACCCAGGAAGCCGACGCGGAGCTGGCCGGCACCATCGAGGAGGCGGCCACCGTCGCCGCCGGTCGTGGTGCGCCCGGTGCCGCCGCGACGCTCTGGCGGCTGAGCGCGGACCGTACGCCCGGAACGCAACCGGATGAGCGTGCCCGCCGACTGACCCGGGCCGCCGACGATGCGGCGGCCGCCGGTCATCTCGCCGAGTCGGCCGACATGGCGCGGCTCGCCGTACAGACCGCGACGACTGCCGAGACCAAGGTGCCCGCGCTGTTGCTGTGCGCGGACGCGGTCTGGCCGGAGCGGGATCGCCGGGTGGAGCTGCTGTCAGAAGCGTTCGCGGCGGCCGTCGGCGATCAGCGGTTGGAGGCGCGGGTACGGATCGAGCGCAGCCACAGCCAGTACTTCGACCGTAGTCTCGATGACGCGCTGGACGACGCGCGGACCGCCGAGGAGCTCGCCCGGGCGGCCGGCGACACCGAGGCGGTCGTGGATGCGCTGAGCGCGTTCAGCTCGGTGCTGATGGCCCGGGACGCGGGTCAGTCCGCGGATGCCGTGCTGCAGCAGGCGGCCGAGCTGGCGCAGGGCCTGCCGCTGACCCGGTCGGTCGTCAACGCGCGGCAGATGGCCGCGATGCAGGAGCTGTTCCACGGGCGTACGGCACCCGCGATCGCCGCGATCAACGCGCTGGTGGATGAGGTCCGTGAGCACGGCGCGATGCGCTGGCTGGCCTCCGTACTGATCTCCGCGACGGCGATCTACGAGCGCAGCGGTCGTGGCGCGGACGCGCTGGCCGCCGGACACGAGTGCTACCAGCTGATGCAGGACATCGGTGACGAGCCGGAGGTAGGCCTGGTCGCGGCGGCCCGTGCCGAGTGGGCCGGCGGTACGGCGGTGATCGGGCGGCAGCTCGCCGAAGCCGCATTGGACGGCGTACGCCAGGCCGGCAACGACGAGTGGACCGGCCCGGCATTGGCCAGCCTCGGCATGATCGGCGTCCTGACCGGCGATCCGCAGCGGGCGGTCGAGGCGTTCGACGCGATCGCGGCATCCGGCGAGGCAGCGATGCCGTACGACCCGGCGATCATCCCGTGGCACGCGGACTACGCCGAGGCGCTGGTCGCGGCCGGCCGGCTGGACGACGCGGCCGCGCTGATCGCCGACATCCGGTCTCGCGCGCGGAACCTGGACCGGGCCGTGATCCTGATCGGTCTGGCCCGCTCCGAGGCGCTGCTGATTGCCAAGCAGGGCGACCCGGCCGCCGCACTGGACCTGCTCGAAGAAACGATCCGGACGGCGGGGGACCGGGTGTACCCGCTCGACCTGGCCCGCTGCGAACTCACCCGCGGCCGGGTCGCCCGGCAGGCCCGCCGCCGCTCGGTCGCCCGAACCGCGTTCCTGGACGCGATCGAGCAGTTCGAGGCGTACGGCGCGCCAGCCTGGCGCGAGGTGGCCGAGACCGAGTTGGCCCGGCTGGACGTTCCGAGCCGGACCAGGCAGCCGTCCGAGCTGACCGACAACGAGCAGCAGATCGTCGCGATGGTCCGGGACGGCTCCACCAACCGCGAGATCGCCGCCGCGCTGTACCTGTCGGTGAAGGCAGTCGAGTCCCAGCTGACCCGCCTGTACCGCCGCTTCGGCGTCGCCAACCGCACCCAGCTGCTCCGCACGGTCGACCGGCCCGGTAACAATGGCTGA
- a CDS encoding amino acid permease, whose amino-acid sequence MSEELSASAPMTDDEKRLHQLGYAQELSRTMSGFSNFAVSFTIISILSGCLTLYGFGMNTGGPVLIVWGWPVVGLMTLFVGLAMAEVCSSFPTAGGLYYWAAKLAPSNGAAWSWFTGWFNFLGQVAVTAGIDFGAAFFLNAFLDLQFGFSATPGHTILLFGIILLVHALLNSLGVRLVAKLNDISVWWHILGVLFIVGALVIVPDKHQSASFVFGHFVNNTGWGSTFYVALLGLLLAQYTFTGYDASAHMTEETKDAARSGPRGIVMSIIVSLVAGWVLLIGLTFAIQSYDGALGSKTGVPPAQIFIDAVGSVTGKILLLVVIGAQLFCGMSSVTANSRMIYAFSRDGALPGSKLWHRINHRTRTPTNAIWLAAGGAFVLGLPYLWNATAYAAVTSIAVIGLYIAYVLPTLLRLLQGDHFQPGPWHLGRWSRPIGIVAIVWVCFITILFMLPQVSPVTGSTFNYTPVAVLVVLGFAAAYWFISARHWFTGPKVQGTEAELAAIERDLESI is encoded by the coding sequence GTGAGCGAGGAACTGTCCGCATCCGCCCCGATGACCGACGACGAGAAACGCCTGCACCAGTTGGGTTACGCCCAGGAACTGTCCCGGACCATGTCCGGGTTCTCGAACTTCGCGGTGTCGTTCACGATCATCTCGATCCTGTCCGGCTGCCTGACCCTCTACGGCTTCGGCATGAACACCGGCGGCCCGGTGCTGATCGTCTGGGGCTGGCCGGTGGTCGGGCTGATGACGTTGTTCGTCGGGCTCGCGATGGCCGAGGTGTGTTCCAGCTTCCCGACCGCCGGCGGTCTGTACTACTGGGCCGCGAAACTCGCCCCGTCCAACGGCGCGGCCTGGTCCTGGTTCACCGGCTGGTTCAACTTCCTCGGTCAGGTCGCCGTGACGGCCGGGATCGACTTCGGCGCGGCGTTCTTCCTGAACGCGTTCCTGGACCTGCAGTTCGGCTTCAGCGCGACGCCCGGCCACACGATCCTGCTGTTCGGCATCATCCTGCTGGTGCACGCCCTGCTGAACTCACTCGGCGTACGCCTGGTGGCCAAGCTGAACGACATCAGCGTCTGGTGGCACATCCTCGGCGTACTGTTCATCGTCGGCGCGCTCGTGATCGTGCCGGACAAGCACCAGTCGGCCTCGTTCGTGTTCGGCCATTTCGTCAACAACACCGGCTGGGGATCGACGTTCTACGTCGCGCTGCTCGGCCTGCTGCTCGCCCAGTACACGTTCACCGGGTACGACGCGTCCGCGCACATGACCGAGGAGACCAAGGACGCGGCCCGCTCCGGTCCGCGCGGGATCGTGATGTCGATCATCGTGTCGCTGGTGGCCGGCTGGGTGCTGCTGATCGGCCTGACCTTCGCGATCCAGAGCTACGACGGGGCGCTCGGCAGCAAGACCGGCGTACCGCCCGCGCAGATCTTCATCGACGCGGTCGGATCGGTGACCGGCAAGATCCTGCTGCTGGTGGTGATCGGCGCGCAGCTGTTCTGCGGGATGTCCTCGGTGACGGCGAACTCGCGGATGATCTACGCGTTCTCCCGCGACGGCGCGCTGCCCGGTTCCAAGCTCTGGCACCGGATCAACCACCGCACCCGGACACCCACGAACGCGATCTGGCTGGCCGCGGGCGGCGCCTTCGTCCTCGGTCTGCCGTACCTGTGGAACGCGACCGCGTACGCCGCGGTGACCTCGATCGCGGTGATCGGCCTCTACATCGCGTACGTACTGCCGACGCTGCTCCGGCTGTTGCAGGGTGACCATTTCCAGCCGGGACCGTGGCATCTCGGCCGCTGGAGCCGCCCGATCGGGATCGTCGCGATCGTCTGGGTCTGCTTCATCACGATCCTGTTCATGCTGCCGCAGGTCAGCCCGGTGACCGGTAGCACGTTCAACTACACGCCGGTCGCGGTACTGGTCGTGCTCGGCTTCGCGGCGGCGTACTGGTTCATCTCGGCCCGGCACTGGTTCACCGGCCCGAAAGTGCAGGGTACGGAGGCCGAACTGGCCGCGATCGAGCGTGATCTGGAGTCGATCTGA